In Clostridia bacterium, the DNA window GGGGTGAGGTGCGGGAATTCGCGCGAGTGATTCCAAAGGCGACGTGCATCTTCTGACGTGCGCCCAAGCGGTAGAATCGAATTTATGGAGAACTGGAAAGAGCGAGTGAGCGTGAATCCGGCGGTTTGCCATGGCAAAGCGTGCATTCGCGGGACCAGAATCATGGTCTCCGTGATTCTGGACAACATCGCTGCTGGTCTCGACCGTTCCGAGATTCTTGCCAGCTATCCTTCGTTGCGGCCCGAAGATATTCGCGCCGCACTCGCCTACGCGGCGGAATTGGCCCGTGAGGGCGCCATCGACCTCCCGTTTGAGCTGAGCGCGTGACGTTTAAAACAGATGAGAACCTCCCATTAGAAGCGGCTGCGGCGCTACGCGAGTCTGGCTTGGCGGTAGAAACTGTCTGGGATGAGAAGCTGTCGGGCTCCGATGATCAGACGTTAGCCGCCCGAGTACGAAGCGAAGGCCGGATTCTGCTCACACTTGATCTGGACTTCGCCAATATCCAGGCCTACCCGCCGGACCAACATCCTGGAATCATCGTGTTGCGACTCAAGAGCCAGGACAAAGCCACGGTCGTCACGTACGTGCGGAGGACTGCGGCGGCACTGGCACATCGGAACCCAGCTGGCGAGTTGTGGATCGTTGAAAACGATCGCATTCGCTTCCGACACGGCAGGTGAATCGGCACTCCAAAACAGCCCGGCGCAGCCCCCCGCAAAGATCCAGACAGGGCATTCTCCGGGAAAACCAACAATGCGTCAGGTCCGCGCGGCTTCCATCATCTTTCGCAGGAACATTAACTGCCCCAGGTGATACGCGTTGTGGTCCGCCACTACCAACGCCTCCCGGAGTAACGTCTGCCCTTTGCCGTGAGGGATTTTTGCCAGCAGATCG includes these proteins:
- a CDS encoding DUF433 domain-containing protein; translated protein: MENWKERVSVNPAVCHGKACIRGTRIMVSVILDNIAAGLDRSEILASYPSLRPEDIRAALAYAAELAREGAIDLPFELSA
- a CDS encoding DUF5615 family PIN-like protein, which gives rise to MTFKTDENLPLEAAAALRESGLAVETVWDEKLSGSDDQTLAARVRSEGRILLTLDLDFANIQAYPPDQHPGIIVLRLKSQDKATVVTYVRRTAAALAHRNPAGELWIVENDRIRFRHGR
- a CDS encoding DinB family protein, which codes for KKFPDDYWPATEAPPSDEAWETSVQEFQKDMKEMQELVADTKHDLLAKIPHGKGQTLLREALVVADHNAYHLGQLMFLRKMMEAART